A part of Canis lupus familiaris isolate Mischka breed German Shepherd chromosome 4, alternate assembly UU_Cfam_GSD_1.0, whole genome shotgun sequence genomic DNA contains:
- the LOC489082 gene encoding neuropeptide Y receptor type 4-2, with product MNISHFLALLLPGSPQGQNRSKLRGVPYNFSDHCQDSVDLMVFIVTSYSIETVVGVLGNLCLICVTIRQKEKANVTSLLIANLAFSDFLMCLICQPLTAVYTIMDYWVFGEALCKVSAFIQCMSVTVSILSLVLVALERHQLIINPTGWKPSISQAYLGIAVIWLTACLLSLPFLVNSVLENVFHRNHSKAVEFLADKLVCTESWPRHHHRIVYTTSLLLFQYCVPLAFILVCYARVYRHLRKRKRVFRKGTYSSRAWQMKRINGILVAMVVAFAVLWLPLHVFNSLEDWYHEAIPICYGNLIFLVCHLLAMASTCVNPFIYGFLNTNFKKEVKALVLTCQQSAPVDESEHMPLSTVHTEVSKGSLRLSGRSNPI from the coding sequence ATGAACATCTCTCACTTCCTGGCCTTGCTGCTCCCAGGATCCCCGCAGGGTCAGAACAGGAGCAAATTGAGGGGCGTTCCCTACAACTTCTCCGACCACTGCCAGGATTCTGTGGACCTGATGGTCTTCATTGTCACCTCGTACAGCATCGAGACCGTCGTGGGCGTCCTGGGCAACCTCTGCCTGATATGTGTGACCatcaggcagaaggagaaagccAACGTGACCAGCCTGCTCATCGCCAACCTGGCTTTCTCCGACTTCCTCATGTGCCTCATCTGCCAGCCGCTCACGGCCGTATACACCATCATGGACTACTGGGTGTTCGGCGAGGCCCTTTGCAAGGTGTCGGCATTCATCCAGTGTATGTCGGTGACGGTCTCCATCCTCTCACTTGTGCTCGTGGCCCTGGAGAGGCATCAGCTCATCATCAACCCGACCGGCTGGAAGCCCAGCATCTCCCAGGCCTACCTGGGGATTGCGGTCATCTGGCTCACCGCCTGCTtgctctccctgcccttcctggtCAACAGCGTCCTTGAGAATGTCTTTCACAGGAACCACTCCAAGGCCGTGGAGTTTCTGGCGGACAAGCTGGTTTGTACGGAGTCGTGGCCGCGGCACCACCACCGCATCGTCTACACCACCTCGCTGCTGCTCTTCCAGTACTGCGTGCCGTTGGCCTTCATCCTGGTCTGCTACGCGCGTGTCTACCGGCACCTGCGGAAGCGGAAGCGGGTATTCCGCAAGGGCACCTACAGCTCGCGGGCTTGGCAGATGAAGCGGATCAACGGGATCCTTGTGGCCATGGTGGTTGCCTTCGCCGTGCTCTGGCTGCCCCTGCATGTGTTCAACAGCCTGGAGGACTGGTACCACGAGGCCATCCCCATCTGCTATGGCAACCTCATCTTCCTGGTGTGTCATCTGCTTGCCATGGCCTCAACCTGCGTCAACCCTTTCATCTACGGCTTTCTTAACACCAACTTCAAGAAGGAGGTCAAGGCCCTGGTGCTGACGTGTCAACAGAGCGCCCCCGTGGATGAATCCGAGCACATGCCCCTGTCCACGGTGCACACGGAGGTCTCCAAAGGGTCTCTGAGGCTCAGTGGCAGGTCTAACCCCATTTAG